From Streptomyces sp. NBC_01460, a single genomic window includes:
- a CDS encoding DUF1996 domain-containing protein produces MGRTSRRKRTTTANRAIAAAAALILGGGGLVAVNVYASAGEGGSGPAPGQDRGAARQMSTIDCPDAGIALPDVPDPARPEVDRELAAMDTQITDAYRQFADRKERIARDPALAENAVLGPLRSKRSASLDRIGIAVERAAGTRPQGLDGLAGCSLRADDEENGQDGGDGGGGQDPAESADPGQGEGQDGGQDGGEGEGDGQDGGQGQGEEQGQQGNGPEASDFVDIRSVQPNVDRPRNRRSASRGTFTTDCGRNENGKFNPDNVIAAPGVSNGAHHMHDYVGNQATDAFAGDDDLAGGETTCRNQGDRSTYYWPVLRLQNGEDENDVAADGGGKDQNTGEIQTPSQVTLRFVGSPAGKVTAMPRFLRIITGDAKSFTNGDANANASWSCTGFENRQLADKYPICPEGSQVVRSFAFQSCWDGQNTDSANHRTHVAFAQDDGRCPAGFRAVPQLVQRIVYDVPPGPGFAVDSFPEQLHKPGTDHGDFINVFDDRLMKKVVSCINGGRKCR; encoded by the coding sequence ATGGGACGCACATCGCGCAGGAAACGTACGACCACGGCCAACCGGGCGATCGCCGCCGCGGCCGCGCTGATTCTGGGAGGAGGTGGGCTGGTCGCGGTCAACGTCTACGCGAGTGCGGGGGAAGGCGGGTCCGGGCCGGCTCCCGGGCAGGACCGGGGCGCCGCTCGCCAGATGTCCACCATCGACTGCCCCGACGCGGGGATCGCCCTTCCCGACGTGCCGGACCCGGCGCGGCCCGAGGTGGACCGCGAACTGGCCGCCATGGACACGCAGATCACCGACGCGTACCGGCAGTTCGCCGACCGCAAGGAGCGCATCGCCCGGGACCCGGCACTGGCCGAGAACGCGGTGCTCGGTCCGCTGAGGAGCAAGCGGTCGGCCAGTCTCGACCGGATCGGGATCGCCGTCGAACGGGCCGCGGGCACCCGGCCGCAGGGCCTGGACGGGCTCGCCGGGTGCAGCCTGCGCGCCGACGACGAGGAGAACGGACAGGACGGCGGTGACGGCGGCGGCGGCCAGGATCCCGCGGAGAGCGCGGACCCCGGGCAAGGGGAGGGCCAGGACGGCGGCCAGGACGGCGGCGAAGGAGAGGGTGACGGCCAGGACGGCGGTCAGGGTCAGGGCGAGGAGCAGGGTCAGCAGGGCAACGGCCCCGAGGCCTCCGACTTCGTCGACATCCGGTCGGTCCAGCCCAACGTCGACCGGCCCCGGAACCGCCGGAGCGCGTCGCGCGGCACCTTCACCACCGACTGCGGCCGCAACGAGAACGGCAAGTTCAACCCGGACAACGTCATCGCCGCTCCCGGCGTGAGCAACGGCGCCCACCACATGCACGACTACGTCGGCAACCAGGCGACGGACGCCTTCGCCGGTGACGACGACCTGGCCGGTGGCGAGACGACCTGCCGCAACCAGGGTGACAGGTCCACGTACTACTGGCCCGTGCTCCGCCTGCAGAACGGCGAGGACGAGAACGACGTGGCCGCGGACGGCGGCGGCAAGGACCAGAACACCGGGGAGATCCAGACCCCTTCCCAGGTGACGCTGAGGTTCGTCGGCTCCCCCGCCGGGAAGGTCACGGCGATGCCGCGCTTCCTGCGGATCATCACCGGGGACGCGAAGTCCTTCACCAACGGTGACGCCAACGCCAACGCGTCCTGGAGCTGCACCGGATTCGAGAACAGGCAGCTCGCTGACAAGTACCCGATCTGCCCCGAAGGCAGTCAGGTGGTCCGGTCCTTCGCCTTCCAGAGCTGCTGGGACGGGCAGAACACCGACAGCGCGAACCACCGCACCCATGTGGCGTTCGCCCAGGACGACGGGCGCTGCCCGGCCGGCTTCCGGGCCGTTCCGCAACTGGTCCAGCGCATCGTGTACGACGTCCCGCCGGGCCCCGGATTCGCCGTCGACTCCTTCCCGGAGCAGTTGCACAAGCCCGGCACCGACCACGGCGACTTCATCAACGTCTTCGACGACAGGCTGATGAAGAAGGTGGTGAGCTGCATCAACGGCGGGCGGAAGTGCCGCTGA
- a CDS encoding carbohydrate-binding module family 20 domain-containing protein, whose amino-acid sequence MARRPLSGALALTLGAAVLAVPAGLGAAGTAQAAPPGEKDVTAVMFEWNFASVAKACTDSLGPAGYGFVQVSPPQEHIQGAQWWTSYQPVSYKIAGRLGDRTAFAHMVSTCHTAGVKVIADSVINHMSAGSGTGTGGSSYSKYDYPGVYSASDMNDCQAQISNYGDRANVQNCELVGLADLDTSEEYVRGKIAGYLNDLLSLGVDGFRIDAAKHMPAADLATIKSRLSNTGVYWKHEAIYGGGEAVSPSEYLGSGDVQEFRYGRGLKQVFNNENLANLKNFGEGWGFMESGKSAVFVDNHDTERGGDTLNYKDGANYTLASVFMLAYPYGSPDVHSGYEWSDKDAGPPSGGQVSACYSGGWKCQHAWREISSMVGFRNAARGQAVSNWWDNGGDQIAFGRGSKAYVAINHEGSALSRTFQTSLPAGTYCDVQTGNGVTVNASGQFTATLAAQTALALHVGARTCSGGGTTPDPGTGQSGASFGVNATTQLGQNIYVTGDQAALGSWAPGSALKLDPATYPVWKLDVALPAGTSFAYKYLRKDASGNVTWESGANRTATVPSSGKVTLTADVWRG is encoded by the coding sequence ATGGCACGCAGACCGTTGTCCGGCGCGCTCGCCCTCACCCTGGGCGCCGCTGTCCTCGCCGTCCCCGCGGGGCTCGGCGCCGCCGGGACCGCCCAGGCCGCACCGCCCGGCGAGAAGGACGTCACCGCCGTGATGTTCGAGTGGAACTTCGCGTCCGTGGCCAAGGCCTGTACGGACAGCCTCGGCCCCGCCGGTTACGGCTTCGTCCAGGTATCGCCGCCCCAGGAGCACATCCAGGGTGCCCAGTGGTGGACCTCGTACCAGCCCGTGAGCTACAAGATCGCCGGCCGTCTCGGTGACCGTACGGCCTTCGCGCACATGGTCAGCACCTGTCACACCGCCGGCGTCAAGGTCATCGCCGACTCGGTCATCAATCACATGTCGGCCGGGTCCGGCACCGGCACGGGTGGCTCGTCGTACAGCAAGTACGACTACCCGGGCGTCTATTCGGCCAGCGACATGAACGACTGCCAGGCGCAGATCAGCAACTACGGCGACCGCGCCAACGTCCAGAACTGCGAACTGGTGGGCCTCGCCGACCTGGACACCAGTGAGGAGTACGTACGCGGCAAGATCGCCGGCTATCTCAACGACCTGCTCTCCCTCGGCGTCGACGGCTTCCGGATCGACGCCGCCAAGCACATGCCGGCCGCCGACCTCGCCACCATCAAGTCCCGGCTCAGCAACACCGGTGTGTACTGGAAGCACGAGGCGATCTACGGGGGCGGCGAGGCCGTCTCCCCGTCCGAGTACCTCGGCAGCGGTGACGTCCAGGAGTTCCGCTACGGCCGCGGCCTCAAGCAGGTCTTCAACAACGAGAACCTCGCCAACCTGAAGAACTTCGGCGAGGGCTGGGGCTTCATGGAGTCCGGCAAGTCCGCGGTCTTCGTCGACAACCACGACACCGAGCGCGGCGGCGACACCCTGAACTACAAGGACGGCGCGAACTACACCCTCGCGAGCGTCTTCATGCTGGCCTACCCCTACGGCTCCCCGGACGTCCACTCCGGCTACGAGTGGTCCGACAAGGACGCCGGACCGCCCAGCGGCGGCCAGGTGAGCGCCTGCTACAGCGGCGGCTGGAAGTGCCAGCACGCCTGGCGCGAGATCTCCTCCATGGTCGGCTTCCGCAACGCCGCCCGCGGCCAGGCCGTCTCGAACTGGTGGGACAACGGCGGTGACCAGATAGCCTTCGGGCGCGGCTCCAAGGCGTACGTCGCCATCAACCACGAGGGCTCCGCGCTGAGCCGCACCTTCCAGACGTCGCTGCCCGCGGGCACCTACTGCGACGTCCAGACGGGCAACGGCGTCACGGTCAACGCCTCCGGGCAGTTCACCGCGACCCTGGCCGCCCAGACGGCCCTCGCCCTGCACGTCGGCGCCCGTACCTGCTCCGGCGGCGGCACGACCCCGGACCCCGGTACCGGCCAGTCCGGCGCCTCCTTCGGCGTCAACGCCACCACCCAGCTCGGCCAGAACATCTACGTGACCGGTGACCAGGCCGCGCTCGGCAGCTGGGCCCCCGGGAGCGCGCTGAAGCTCGACCCAGCGACGTACCCCGTGTGGAAGCTCGACGTCGCCCTGCCCGCCGGCACCTCGTTCGCGTACAAGTACCTCCGCAAGGACGCGAGCGGCAACGTCACCTGGGAGAGCGGTGCGAACCGCACCGCCACCGTGCCGTCCTCCGGCAAGGTCACGCTGACCGCCGACGTCTGGCGCGGCTGA
- a CDS encoding response regulator transcription factor, with translation MRVVLAEDLFLLRDGLVRMLEAYDFEIAAAVETGPELTKALAELEPDVAVVDVRLPPSHTDEGLQCALEARRRRPGLPVLVLSQHVEQLYARELLADGNGGIGYLLKDRVFDADQFIDAVRRVAAGGTAMDPQVISQLLSRRSVDAPMAGLTPREREVMELMAQGRSNVAIAAQMVVTERAVAKHTSNIFGKLGLPVSDDDNRRVLAVLAYLDHG, from the coding sequence TTGCGCGTTGTCCTAGCCGAAGATCTCTTCCTGCTCCGCGACGGCCTCGTGCGCATGCTCGAAGCCTACGACTTCGAGATCGCGGCAGCGGTCGAGACGGGGCCCGAACTGACCAAGGCCCTTGCCGAGTTGGAGCCGGACGTCGCCGTCGTCGACGTCCGCCTCCCGCCGTCGCACACGGACGAGGGCCTGCAGTGCGCGCTGGAGGCCCGCCGCCGCAGGCCGGGGCTGCCGGTGCTCGTCCTGTCCCAGCACGTGGAGCAGTTGTACGCCCGGGAGCTGCTGGCCGACGGCAACGGGGGCATCGGATACCTGCTGAAGGACCGGGTGTTCGACGCCGACCAGTTCATCGACGCGGTACGCCGGGTCGCCGCCGGCGGTACGGCGATGGACCCGCAGGTCATCTCGCAGCTGCTGTCCCGGCGCTCGGTGGACGCGCCGATGGCCGGCCTGACCCCGCGGGAGCGCGAGGTCATGGAGCTGATGGCGCAGGGCCGTTCCAACGTGGCGATCGCCGCGCAGATGGTGGTCACGGAGCGGGCGGTGGCCAAGCACACCTCGAACATCTTCGGCAAGCTCGGCCTGCCGGTGTCGGACGACGACAACCGGCGCGTGCTCGCGGTCCTCGCCTACCTCGACCACGGCTGA
- the pulA gene encoding pullulanase-type alpha-1,6-glucosidase has product MSRTTLRRGAVAALCAALLPVVPAATASAAPRPPAPPSDAALAKEPARHDLTREQFYFVLPDRFADGDTSNNRGGLTGSRLETGYDPTDKGFYQGGDLKGLTQRLDYIKGLGTTAIWLAPIFKNRPVQGTGDNASAGYHGYWITDFTQVDPHFGTNADLTKLIDKAHGKGMKVFFDVITNHTADTVDYAEKKYGYKPKGAFPYLDEDGRPFDDTRGVEEVDADSFPYTPVNTGKKVPAWLNDTTMYHNRGDSTYAGESTEYGDFSGLDDLWTERPEVVSGMEKIYEKWVRDFDIDGFRIDTVKHVDLDFWTQWATALDGYAARHGRDDFFMFGEVYSADTAITSPYVTRGRLDSTLDFPFQEAARQYASQGAPASKLAAVYADDYRYTTDKANAYEQVTFLGNHDMGRIGTFLKQDNPKAGDAELLDRARLADELMFLGRGNPVVYYGDEQGYTGAGGDKDARQTLFASKTAEYLDDDQIGTDRTHASDAYDTTHPLYRTIAALSKLTREHPALRDGTQTERYAKDSVHAFSRTDAKRPYEYVVASNNSTEAKTVELPTESAGMNFRTLYGGSGTVRSGADKAVKVTVPALSSVVLRADKPLGTPAATPSLTLKAPAAGATGTVEISAGVDGGDLNRVVFAAQTGNGKWVTLGSADHAPYKVTQHLDGSVKAGTPLRYKAVVVDRAGRTASALASTTAGQAPPAQKPVAVDRDQAVVHYKRADGDYEGWQLKSGDASADFIGRDAYGAFAWIDLDEGTSSVPYTVEKDGTADGPERTVDLARTGQVWIEQGKDEQATEAPETPPQDTGKAVLHYHRADGDYDGWGLHTWTGAAAPTDWAKPLEPVKSDAYGVTFEVPLTDGATSLSYILHRGDEKDLPSDQSLDIASYGHEVWMLGGKPGYLLPQTGGVPTPDLTKAEAQWIDADTVVWKVKATDATSQQLVYAKDGGISVVDGALSDEGQWLRLGATELTDAQKAKYPHLKDYPAFTVDVRDRDRVRESLRGQLIATQRAANGALLAATGVQTAGVLDSLYGKAASVASLGPVFRKGSPTLSVWAPTARTVALELDGKSVPMRRDDRTGVWSVTGKKSWNGKPYRYAVNVWAPSVRKTVTNKVTDPYSTALTADSARSLVVDLDDPKLAPSGWSGLRKPAAVPLRDAQIQELHVRDFSVTDPTSKHPGEYLAFTDTGSDGMKHLEQLADSGTSYVHLLPAFDIGTIPEKKKDQQKPACDLSVYAPDSEEQQACVAEAAAKDAFNWGYDPLHYTVPEGSYASDPDGTKRTVEFRKMVQGLNGAGLRTVMDVVYNHTVASGQDDKSVLDRIVPGYYQRLLEDGTVATSTCCANTAPENAMMGKLVVDSIVTWAKEYKVDGFRFDLMGHHPKANILAVRKALDGLTVARDGVDGKKIILYGEGWNFGEIADDARFVQATQKNMAGTGIATFSDRARDAVRGGGPFDEDPGVQGFASGLYTDPNTSAANGTEAEQKARLLHYQDLIKVGLTGNLADYTFTDTQGRTVKGSAVDYNGAPAGYAAAPGDALAYADAHDNETLYDALAFKLPADTTAAERARMQVVAMATAVLSQGPALSQAGTDLLRSKSLDRNSYDSGDWFNALHWDCRKGNGFGRGLPPTADNKDKWSYGKPLLTSAALTPGCAEITGTSAAYQDLLTIRTGEKDFGLATAGQVQDTLSFPLSGKDETPGVITMRLGDLVVVMNATPGTRSQVVPGLAGKAYALHPVQASGADPTVKKSSYDATSGGFTVPGRTVAVFSRG; this is encoded by the coding sequence GTGTCCCGAACCACCCTCCGGCGGGGGGCTGTCGCCGCACTGTGCGCGGCGCTGCTGCCCGTCGTACCGGCGGCCACCGCGTCCGCCGCGCCCAGACCCCCCGCGCCGCCCTCGGACGCGGCCCTCGCCAAGGAGCCGGCCAGGCACGACCTGACCCGCGAGCAGTTCTACTTCGTGCTGCCCGACCGCTTCGCCGACGGCGACACCTCCAACAACCGGGGCGGTCTGACCGGCTCCCGGCTGGAGACCGGCTACGACCCCACGGACAAGGGGTTCTACCAGGGCGGCGACCTCAAGGGCCTCACCCAGCGGCTCGACTACATCAAGGGCCTCGGCACCACCGCGATCTGGCTCGCCCCGATCTTCAAGAACCGCCCCGTGCAGGGCACCGGCGACAACGCCTCGGCCGGCTACCACGGCTACTGGATCACCGACTTCACCCAGGTCGACCCCCACTTCGGGACCAACGCCGACCTCACGAAGCTGATCGACAAGGCCCACGGCAAGGGCATGAAGGTCTTCTTCGACGTCATCACCAACCACACAGCCGACACCGTCGACTACGCCGAGAAGAAGTACGGCTACAAGCCCAAGGGCGCCTTCCCGTACCTCGACGAGGACGGCCGTCCCTTCGACGACACCCGGGGCGTGGAGGAGGTGGACGCCGACTCCTTCCCGTACACCCCGGTGAACACGGGCAAGAAGGTCCCGGCCTGGCTCAACGACACCACGATGTACCACAACCGGGGTGACTCGACCTACGCCGGCGAGTCCACCGAGTACGGCGACTTCTCCGGCCTCGACGACCTGTGGACCGAGCGCCCCGAGGTCGTCTCCGGCATGGAGAAGATCTACGAGAAGTGGGTCCGCGACTTCGACATCGACGGCTTCCGCATCGACACCGTCAAACACGTCGACCTGGACTTCTGGACCCAGTGGGCGACCGCGCTCGACGGATACGCGGCGAGGCACGGCCGGGACGACTTCTTCATGTTCGGCGAGGTCTACTCCGCCGACACGGCGATCACCTCGCCCTACGTCACGCGGGGCAGGCTCGACTCGACGCTCGACTTCCCCTTCCAGGAAGCCGCCCGGCAGTACGCCTCCCAGGGCGCCCCGGCCTCGAAGCTCGCCGCCGTCTACGCGGACGACTACCGCTACACCACCGACAAGGCCAACGCCTACGAGCAGGTGACCTTCCTCGGCAACCACGACATGGGCCGGATCGGCACCTTCCTGAAGCAGGACAACCCGAAGGCCGGTGACGCCGAGCTCCTGGACCGGGCCCGCCTCGCCGACGAGCTGATGTTCCTCGGCCGCGGCAACCCGGTCGTCTACTACGGCGACGAGCAGGGCTACACCGGAGCGGGCGGCGACAAGGACGCCCGCCAGACGCTCTTCGCCTCGAAGACCGCGGAATACCTCGACGACGACCAGATCGGCACCGACCGCACGCACGCCTCCGACGCGTACGACACGACCCACCCGCTGTACCGGACCATAGCCGCCCTGTCGAAGCTCACCCGGGAGCACCCGGCCCTGCGCGACGGCACGCAGACCGAGCGCTACGCCAAGGACTCCGTCCACGCCTTCTCGCGTACGGACGCGAAGCGCCCGTACGAGTACGTCGTCGCCTCGAACAACTCCACCGAGGCGAAGACCGTCGAGCTGCCCACCGAGTCGGCCGGCATGAACTTCCGTACGCTGTACGGAGGTTCCGGCACCGTCCGCAGCGGTGCGGACAAGGCCGTCAAGGTGACCGTGCCCGCGCTCTCCAGCGTCGTGCTCCGCGCCGACAAGCCGCTCGGCACCCCCGCCGCCACGCCCTCGCTCACCCTGAAGGCCCCGGCCGCCGGAGCCACCGGCACCGTCGAGATCAGCGCAGGTGTGGACGGCGGCGACCTGAACCGCGTCGTGTTCGCCGCGCAGACCGGCAACGGGAAGTGGGTCACCCTCGGCTCGGCCGACCACGCCCCGTACAAGGTCACCCAGCACCTGGACGGCTCGGTGAAGGCCGGGACCCCGCTGCGCTACAAGGCCGTCGTCGTCGACCGCGCCGGACGCACCGCGAGCGCCCTCGCCTCCACCACCGCGGGCCAGGCCCCGCCCGCGCAGAAGCCCGTCGCGGTCGACCGCGACCAAGCCGTCGTCCACTACAAGCGCGCGGACGGCGACTACGAGGGCTGGCAGCTGAAGTCCGGTGACGCGTCGGCCGACTTCATCGGCCGGGACGCCTACGGCGCCTTCGCCTGGATCGACCTCGACGAGGGCACCTCCTCGGTCCCCTACACGGTCGAGAAGGACGGCACGGCCGACGGGCCCGAGCGGACCGTCGACCTCGCGAGGACCGGCCAGGTCTGGATCGAGCAGGGCAAGGACGAGCAGGCCACCGAGGCTCCCGAGACCCCGCCGCAGGACACCGGCAAGGCCGTCCTGCACTACCACCGCGCCGACGGCGACTACGACGGCTGGGGCCTGCACACCTGGACCGGGGCCGCGGCGCCCACGGACTGGGCCAAGCCACTGGAGCCCGTGAAATCCGACGCCTACGGCGTGACCTTCGAGGTCCCGCTGACCGACGGCGCCACCTCGCTCAGCTACATCCTCCACAGGGGCGACGAGAAGGACCTCCCCAGCGACCAGTCCCTGGACATCGCCTCGTACGGGCACGAGGTCTGGATGCTCGGCGGGAAGCCCGGCTACCTGCTGCCGCAGACCGGCGGGGTGCCCACGCCCGACCTCACCAAGGCCGAGGCCCAGTGGATCGACGCGGACACCGTCGTCTGGAAGGTGAAGGCCACCGACGCCACCAGCCAGCAACTCGTGTACGCGAAGGACGGCGGGATCTCCGTCGTCGACGGCGCGCTCTCCGACGAGGGGCAGTGGCTCCGGCTCGGCGCCACGGAGCTCACCGACGCGCAGAAGGCGAAGTACCCGCACCTCAAGGACTATCCGGCGTTCACCGTCGACGTCCGTGACCGGGACAGGGTCCGCGAGTCCCTGCGCGGCCAGCTGATCGCCACCCAGCGCGCGGCCAACGGCGCCCTGCTCGCCGCCACCGGGGTGCAGACCGCGGGCGTCCTGGACAGCCTGTACGGCAAGGCCGCGAGCGTCGCCTCCCTCGGCCCCGTCTTCCGCAAGGGCAGCCCCACGCTGTCCGTCTGGGCACCCACCGCCCGGACCGTCGCGCTCGAACTCGACGGGAAGAGCGTCCCGATGCGGCGCGACGACCGTACCGGCGTCTGGTCCGTCACCGGGAAGAAGAGCTGGAACGGCAAGCCCTACCGGTACGCCGTGAACGTCTGGGCGCCCAGTGTCCGGAAGACCGTCACCAACAAGGTCACCGACCCCTACTCCACCGCCCTGACCGCCGACTCCGCCCGCAGCCTCGTCGTCGACCTCGACGACCCGAAGCTCGCACCGAGCGGCTGGTCCGGTCTGAGGAAGCCCGCCGCCGTCCCCCTGCGGGACGCGCAGATCCAGGAGCTGCACGTCCGCGACTTCTCCGTCACGGACCCCACCTCGAAGCACCCCGGTGAGTACCTCGCCTTCACCGACACCGGCTCCGACGGGATGAAGCACCTCGAGCAGCTCGCGGACTCCGGCACCAGCTACGTGCACCTGCTGCCCGCCTTCGACATCGGGACGATCCCCGAGAAGAAGAAGGACCAGCAGAAGCCCGCCTGCGACCTGTCCGTCTACGCCCCCGACTCCGAGGAGCAGCAGGCCTGCGTGGCGGAGGCCGCCGCGAAGGACGCCTTCAACTGGGGCTACGACCCGCTGCACTACACGGTCCCCGAGGGCTCGTACGCCTCCGACCCCGACGGCACGAAGCGCACCGTCGAGTTCCGGAAGATGGTCCAGGGGCTCAACGGCGCCGGTCTGCGGACCGTCATGGACGTCGTCTACAACCACACCGTCGCCTCCGGGCAGGACGACAAGTCCGTCCTCGACAGGATCGTGCCCGGCTACTACCAGCGGCTCCTGGAGGACGGCACCGTCGCCACCTCGACCTGCTGCGCCAACACCGCGCCCGAGAACGCCATGATGGGCAAGCTCGTCGTGGACTCGATCGTCACCTGGGCCAAGGAGTACAAGGTCGACGGCTTCCGCTTCGACCTCATGGGGCACCACCCCAAGGCGAACATCCTCGCCGTCCGCAAGGCGCTCGACGGGCTGACCGTCGCCCGGGACGGTGTCGACGGCAAGAAGATCATCCTGTACGGCGAGGGCTGGAACTTCGGCGAGATCGCCGACGACGCCCGCTTCGTCCAGGCCACCCAGAAGAACATGGCCGGCACCGGCATCGCGACGTTCTCCGACCGGGCCCGCGACGCCGTGCGCGGCGGCGGCCCCTTCGACGAGGACCCCGGCGTCCAGGGCTTCGCCTCCGGTCTCTACACCGACCCCAACACCTCGGCCGCCAACGGCACCGAGGCCGAACAGAAGGCCCGGCTGCTCCACTACCAGGACCTGATCAAGGTCGGCCTCACCGGCAACCTCGCCGACTACACCTTCACCGACACCCAGGGCCGCACGGTCAAGGGCTCGGCCGTCGACTACAACGGGGCCCCCGCCGGCTACGCGGCGGCGCCGGGTGACGCGCTCGCCTACGCCGACGCCCACGACAACGAGACCCTCTACGACGCCCTCGCGTTCAAGCTCCCCGCGGACACCACGGCCGCCGAGCGGGCCCGCATGCAGGTCGTGGCGATGGCGACCGCCGTGCTCTCCCAGGGCCCGGCGCTCTCCCAGGCCGGTACCGACCTGCTGCGCTCCAAGTCCCTGGACCGCAACTCCTACGACAGCGGCGACTGGTTCAACGCCCTCCACTGGGACTGCCGCAAGGGCAACGGCTTCGGCCGCGGTCTGCCGCCCACCGCCGACAACAAGGACAAGTGGTCCTACGGGAAGCCGCTGCTGACCTCCGCCGCCCTCACTCCCGGGTGCGCCGAGATCACGGGCACGTCCGCGGCGTACCAGGACCTGCTGACCATCCGGACCGGTGAGAAGGACTTCGGCCTGGCCACCGCCGGGCAGGTCCAGGACACCCTGTCCTTCCCGCTCTCCGGCAAGGACGAGACCCCCGGGGTGATCACGATGCGCCTGGGTGACCTGGTCGTCGTCATGAACGCCACCCCGGGTACGCGGAGCCAGGTCGTCCCCGGCCTGGCCGGCAAGGCGTACGCCCTGCACCCCGTCCAGGCGTCGGGCGCGGACCCCACGGTCAAGAAGTCCTCGTACGACGCCACGTCGGGCGGCTTCACCGTGCCGGGACGCACGGTCGCCGTGTTCTCCCGCGGCTGA
- a CDS encoding TetR/AcrR family transcriptional regulator: MTTGVRRRMGVDERRAQLIGVALELFSHRSPDEVSIDEIASAAGISRPLVYHYFPGKRSLYEAALKRAADELSARFLEAHEGPLGARLIRVMHRFFDFVEEHGPGFAALIRGGPAGGSSTANALVDGVRQAAYEQIVAHLGVPSPPARLELVVRSWVSLAESTALLWLDGKRIPRAELELQLVHDFAALAAVSAAYDQEMAGIMLRVFAQEPADGPFGDLLARLSVLAPAAPAVPPQRPPQFLR; the protein is encoded by the coding sequence ATGACGACCGGGGTGCGGCGCAGGATGGGCGTCGACGAGCGCAGGGCCCAGTTGATCGGTGTCGCACTGGAGTTGTTCAGCCACCGCTCGCCCGACGAGGTGTCGATCGACGAGATCGCGTCGGCGGCCGGCATCTCCCGCCCTCTCGTCTACCACTACTTCCCGGGGAAGCGGAGCCTGTACGAGGCGGCGCTGAAGCGGGCCGCCGACGAGCTGTCCGCCCGCTTCCTGGAAGCGCACGAAGGCCCTCTGGGAGCCCGGCTGATCCGGGTGATGCACCGCTTCTTCGACTTCGTCGAGGAGCACGGACCGGGCTTCGCCGCACTGATCCGGGGCGGTCCTGCGGGCGGCTCGTCGACGGCCAACGCGCTGGTCGACGGGGTGCGGCAGGCGGCGTACGAGCAGATCGTCGCGCATCTCGGCGTCCCGTCGCCGCCCGCCCGGCTGGAGCTCGTCGTGCGGTCCTGGGTGTCGCTGGCGGAGTCGACGGCGCTGCTCTGGCTGGACGGGAAGCGCATTCCGCGCGCCGAGCTGGAGCTGCAGCTGGTGCACGACTTCGCGGCGCTCGCGGCGGTGAGCGCCGCGTACGACCAGGAGATGGCCGGCATCATGCTGCGGGTCTTCGCGCAGGAGCCGGCGGACGGCCCGTTCGGCGACCTGCTCGCCAGGCTCTCCGTCCTGGCGCCCGCCGCACCGGCCGTTCCGCCGCAGCGTCCGCCTCAGTTCTTGCGGTAG
- a CDS encoding 5-carboxymethyl-2-hydroxymuconate Delta-isomerase, translating to MPQITVDYSADLDDSFDRRGFALALHPLVAETVSTKLPACKTRFRRADDFVVGDAATGDAVVNVAIAMLPGRTPETKARLTEAVLELLAGHLKPVDGLTVHASAEVRDLDASYRKN from the coding sequence ATGCCGCAGATCACCGTCGACTACTCCGCCGATCTCGACGACAGCTTCGACCGCCGCGGCTTCGCGCTGGCCCTGCACCCGCTCGTCGCCGAAACCGTGTCCACCAAACTCCCCGCCTGCAAGACCCGGTTCCGCCGCGCGGACGACTTCGTCGTCGGCGACGCCGCGACGGGCGACGCCGTCGTGAACGTCGCGATCGCGATGCTGCCCGGCCGCACCCCCGAGACCAAGGCCCGGCTCACCGAAGCCGTGCTGGAGCTGCTGGCCGGGCACCTGAAGCCCGTCGACGGCCTCACCGTCCACGCCTCGGCCGAAGTCCGGGACCTCGACGCCTCCTACCGCAAGAACTGA